In a genomic window of Halalkalicoccus sp. CG83:
- a CDS encoding twin-arginine translocation signal domain-containing protein: MDRRDFLRTAGATAVAAGAAGCSTSDSGTDADGDGKYPYPSIPKRALDGWTLSDRRAEDERRWFGGVGLDQHTRTEVYEFSRLSEEVAEKTLEQFEGDLGAFFASRVTFEGYASYLADAERVADEGLEEMTAEMETMGITDVRGTDPSDPRPAVADGQAFREVIGTYSVENLSLETELPGDARQTFEVEGGEVSSGAFLPPGSPAGGRRTSQAVRTPTATSRASPR; encoded by the coding sequence ATGGATCGGAGGGACTTCCTCAGAACCGCCGGAGCCACGGCGGTCGCCGCCGGCGCCGCGGGCTGTTCGACCTCGGACTCCGGGACCGACGCCGACGGGGACGGCAAGTACCCCTATCCCTCGATTCCGAAGCGCGCGCTCGATGGCTGGACGCTCTCTGACAGGCGCGCCGAGGACGAACGTCGCTGGTTCGGAGGCGTGGGGCTCGATCAGCACACCCGAACGGAGGTCTACGAGTTCTCGCGGCTCTCCGAGGAGGTGGCGGAGAAGACGCTCGAGCAGTTCGAGGGCGACCTCGGGGCGTTCTTCGCGTCACGGGTGACGTTCGAGGGCTACGCCTCGTATCTGGCCGACGCCGAGCGGGTCGCGGACGAGGGTCTCGAGGAGATGACTGCGGAGATGGAGACGATGGGGATCACGGACGTGCGAGGGACCGATCCGAGCGATCCGCGGCCGGCCGTGGCCGACGGGCAGGCGTTCAGGGAGGTGATCGGGACGTATTCGGTCGAGAACCTCTCGCTCGAGACGGAGCTCCCGGGAGATGCCCGACAGACGTTCGAGGTCGAGGGCGGGGAGGTGTCCTCCGGGGCTTTCTTGCCGCCTGGAAGCCCGGCCGGCGGACGGCGTACGTCGCAGGCGGTGCGTACCCCGACGGCGACTTCGCGCGCGAGTCCGCGGTGA
- a CDS encoding ABC transporter substrate-binding protein — translation MAHGSQGRLTRRNVLVSGGSALGLSLAGCTGGGSEGNEDAGTDGGGDGGDGGNGGDGGPYTVSMEPVGEVEFESVPETWIANNGSWADMGVALGYEPPEALWLTGRYHTQYYDEIPDVSVDTSGMTDLFQDGVSKELFYELDADVHVIDPNFLLNRYEGWEQADVDEITENVGPFFGNSIFSRGYEWHGYRYYTLYEAFEKLSQVFQREERYEAFDELHGEFQGRVEEVVPPEEERPEVAVLWADGDQPESFLPYLMNEGTSFKQWRDLGVRDALASLDVQDFHSSRGQIDYETLLEVDPDVLLLRGQEAKTASEFRETVVSFMEDHDVASSLSAVENGEVYRGGPLYQGPITNLVLTERAANQVYGVEEELFDRERVSEIVNGR, via the coding sequence ATGGCACACGGTTCGCAAGGGAGGCTGACGCGACGAAACGTACTGGTATCGGGCGGGTCGGCACTGGGGCTCTCGCTCGCCGGGTGTACCGGCGGCGGCTCCGAGGGGAACGAGGACGCCGGGACCGACGGCGGCGGGGACGGGGGAGACGGAGGGAATGGTGGCGACGGTGGGCCGTACACCGTCTCGATGGAGCCGGTCGGCGAGGTCGAGTTCGAGTCGGTTCCCGAGACGTGGATCGCCAACAACGGCAGCTGGGCGGACATGGGGGTCGCCCTCGGCTACGAGCCGCCCGAGGCCCTCTGGCTCACTGGCCGCTACCACACCCAGTATTACGACGAGATCCCGGACGTCTCGGTGGACACAAGCGGGATGACGGACCTCTTTCAGGACGGCGTGAGCAAGGAGCTGTTCTACGAACTCGACGCGGACGTTCACGTCATCGACCCCAACTTCCTCCTCAACCGTTACGAGGGTTGGGAGCAGGCTGACGTCGACGAGATCACCGAGAACGTCGGCCCCTTCTTCGGCAACAGCATCTTCTCGCGAGGGTACGAGTGGCACGGCTATCGGTACTACACGCTCTACGAGGCCTTCGAGAAGCTCTCACAGGTCTTCCAGCGAGAGGAGCGCTACGAGGCCTTCGACGAGCTGCACGGGGAGTTCCAGGGGCGAGTCGAGGAGGTCGTCCCCCCGGAGGAGGAGCGCCCCGAGGTGGCCGTTCTGTGGGCCGATGGCGACCAGCCGGAGTCGTTCCTGCCCTACCTGATGAACGAGGGGACGAGCTTCAAGCAGTGGCGCGACCTCGGCGTGCGCGACGCGCTCGCGAGCTTGGACGTACAGGACTTCCACAGCAGCCGCGGCCAGATCGACTACGAGACGCTGCTCGAGGTCGATCCCGACGTCTTGCTCCTTCGCGGCCAGGAGGCGAAGACCGCCTCCGAGTTCCGGGAGACCGTCGTCTCGTTCATGGAGGACCACGACGTCGCGAGCTCGCTGAGTGCCGTGGAGAACGGCGAGGTCTATCGGGGCGGCCCGCTCTATCAGGGCCCGATCACGAACCTCGTCCTCACCGAACGTGCCGCGAATCAGGTCTACGGCGTCGAGGAGGAGCTGTTCGATCGCGAGCGCGTCTCGGAGATCGTCAACGGACGATGA
- a CDS encoding DUF7260 family protein, which produces MTTYVGRARTRVEHERDEVEAKRGAYDRFRARIESISPRAVPADGGATLVSAASTTTAGPIREAFAETIAPVHEERPLVEVLATELGEGIATALTTDGASSAIHRATRSEADRRRAELAAMDRALGAEADSLARADDVVEPIRGWLVETNETPLSHCGFEELRAYHERLAGFREDCAALLSDRQEHFGRTTSADGRAGLRHRDLVAHLYEGFPIDHPVLVTLVRLDELCMECQRTVRDHLVRRA; this is translated from the coding sequence ATGACGACCTACGTCGGGCGAGCGCGCACGCGCGTCGAACACGAACGGGACGAGGTCGAGGCGAAACGCGGCGCCTACGATCGGTTCCGAGCCCGCATCGAGTCGATCTCGCCGCGGGCCGTCCCTGCCGACGGAGGCGCGACGCTCGTCTCCGCGGCGAGCACGACGACGGCCGGACCGATCCGCGAGGCGTTCGCCGAGACGATCGCGCCGGTCCACGAGGAGCGCCCGCTCGTGGAGGTGCTCGCGACGGAGCTCGGCGAGGGGATCGCGACCGCGCTCACCACGGACGGCGCGTCGTCGGCGATCCATCGCGCGACCCGCTCCGAGGCCGACCGACGACGCGCCGAACTCGCCGCGATGGATCGAGCGCTCGGAGCGGAGGCCGACTCGCTGGCTCGTGCGGACGACGTCGTCGAACCGATTCGCGGGTGGCTGGTCGAGACGAACGAGACACCGCTTTCCCACTGTGGGTTCGAGGAGCTTCGTGCGTACCACGAGCGTCTCGCGGGGTTCCGCGAGGACTGTGCGGCGCTGCTCTCCGATCGCCAGGAGCACTTCGGGCGGACCACGAGCGCCGACGGACGAGCCGGGCTTCGCCACCGCGACCTCGTCGCCCACCTCTACGAGGGGTTTCCGATCGACCACCCGGTGCTCGTCACGCTCGTTCGTCTCGACGAACTGTGTATGGAGTGCCAACGGACCGTCCGGGACCACCTCGTCCGTCGGGCGTAG